Proteins from a genomic interval of Yoonia sp. GPGPB17:
- a CDS encoding toxic anion resistance protein, which translates to MSETVRQKAEAALAEVEKVTAVVLPEPKGELVTLEVADPPTSAEIEKRVAEINIEDTNSIVSFGSSAQAELQEISQSMLAGVRNKDVGPAGDSLRNIVTTIRGFSISELDVRRERSWWERLLGRAAPMAKFAARFEEVQGQIDHITDDLLKHEHVLLKDIESLDVLYDKTLQFYDELGLYIAAGEAKIADLDATTIPAKEAEVQAAAEDQAVMKAQELRDLRSARDDLERRVHDLKLTRQVTMQSLPSIRLVQENDKSLVTKINSTLVNTVPLWETQLAQAVTIQRSSEAAEAVRDANDLTNELLKANAENLRSANKTIREEMERGVFDINAVKEANANLIATINESLEIADEGKRKRAEAETELQKMEQELKETLAAAKARGTGTGDTIGTAAGAE; encoded by the coding sequence ATGTCAGAGACTGTCCGCCAGAAGGCCGAAGCAGCACTTGCCGAAGTCGAAAAAGTCACCGCAGTTGTGCTGCCGGAACCCAAAGGGGAACTGGTCACGCTAGAGGTCGCTGATCCACCGACCAGCGCCGAGATCGAAAAACGCGTGGCTGAGATCAACATCGAAGACACAAATTCTATCGTATCTTTCGGCTCTTCAGCCCAAGCAGAATTGCAGGAAATCAGCCAGTCCATGCTGGCAGGTGTACGCAACAAGGATGTTGGCCCTGCGGGGGACAGCCTGCGCAATATCGTGACCACGATCCGCGGTTTCTCGATCTCTGAATTGGACGTGCGCCGCGAACGCAGCTGGTGGGAAAGACTGCTGGGCCGCGCTGCACCGATGGCGAAATTCGCGGCACGTTTTGAAGAGGTGCAAGGCCAGATTGACCACATCACCGACGATCTGCTGAAGCATGAACATGTGTTGCTGAAGGACATCGAAAGCCTTGATGTGCTGTATGATAAGACGCTGCAATTCTACGACGAATTGGGCCTCTACATTGCGGCCGGTGAAGCCAAGATTGCTGATCTGGACGCCACAACAATCCCCGCCAAAGAGGCCGAAGTGCAGGCCGCCGCAGAAGATCAGGCCGTGATGAAGGCGCAGGAACTGCGCGATCTGCGCTCGGCCCGCGATGATCTGGAACGTCGTGTCCATGATCTGAAACTAACCCGTCAGGTGACGATGCAATCGCTGCCGTCAATCCGTCTGGTGCAGGAAAACGACAAGTCACTGGTCACAAAGATCAATTCAACGTTGGTCAACACAGTTCCGCTGTGGGAAACCCAACTGGCGCAGGCCGTAACGATACAACGGTCATCCGAAGCGGCAGAGGCTGTACGCGATGCCAACGACCTGACCAACGAGTTGCTGAAAGCCAACGCCGAAAACCTGCGCTCTGCCAACAAGACCATCCGCGAGGAAATGGAACGCGGTGTGTTTGATATCAACGCCGTGAAAGAGGCGAACGCCAACCTGATCGCCACGATCAACGAAAGCCTTGAGATTGCCGATGAAGGCAAGCGTAAGCGGGCCGAGGCTGAGACCGAGTTGCAGAAGATGGAGCAGGAGTTGAAAGAGACGCTTGCTGCCGCCAAGGCACGCGGCACGGGCACTGGCGATACCATCGGCACGGCGGCTGGTGCTGAATAA
- a CDS encoding DUF2927 domain-containing protein, which yields MLRGDGGGPDTPFTDTQLARNFVRIALFNEYRDDSDFQRPQATISKLRRWTGPIRMSVEFGDTVPLAQRDLDLASVSAYAARLSRASGVPIRITDRNPNFRVLFLGEDDRRAYGPRLREIIPSISDATVRTFVNLPRDQLCVVIGTFAPGQSSYTKAVAMIRAEHPNLMRSACIHEELAQGMGLANDSPGARPSIFNDDEEFALLTGHDELLLRMLYDPRLQTGMDPAVAAPIARQIARDYLTPGQS from the coding sequence TTGTTACGCGGTGACGGTGGCGGGCCTGATACACCTTTCACTGACACCCAGCTTGCCCGGAACTTTGTACGCATTGCATTATTCAACGAGTACCGGGATGACAGTGACTTTCAGCGCCCGCAGGCCACAATCTCCAAACTACGCCGCTGGACCGGACCGATCCGCATGTCGGTCGAGTTTGGCGATACAGTGCCCCTCGCCCAGCGCGATCTGGATTTGGCGAGCGTCAGCGCTTACGCTGCAAGGCTGTCGCGCGCCTCGGGCGTGCCGATCCGGATTACAGACCGTAACCCGAACTTCCGTGTTCTGTTCCTTGGTGAAGACGACCGGCGCGCTTACGGCCCGCGCCTGCGCGAAATCATCCCGAGTATTTCGGACGCAACGGTGCGCACCTTTGTGAACCTGCCGCGCGACCAGCTTTGCGTTGTCATCGGCACCTTCGCGCCCGGGCAATCGAGCTACACCAAAGCCGTTGCGATGATCCGCGCGGAACATCCCAACCTGATGCGCAGCGCCTGCATTCACGAAGAACTGGCCCAAGGCATGGGGCTTGCCAACGACAGCCCCGGCGCGCGCCCATCGATCTTCAACGATGACGAAGAATTCGCGCTGCTGACGGGGCATGATGAGTTGCTGCTGCGCATGCTTTACGACCCGCGCCTGCAAACCGGCATGGACCCGGCTGTGGCCGCCCCGATTGCGCGCCAAATCGCACGTGACTACCTGACGCCAGGACAAAGCTAA
- a CDS encoding SPFH domain-containing protein — protein MGIFDFLTGEFIDVIHWTDKTRDTMVWRFEREGHEIKYGAKLTVREGQAAVFVHEGQLADVFTPGLYMLETNNMPIMTTLQHWDHGFKSPFKSEVYYVNTTRFSNLKWGTKNPIMVRDPEFGPTRLRAFGTYTVKVADPAVFLREIVGTDGEFTMDEISYQIRNIIVQEFSRVIAQSGIPVLDMAANTADLGKLIASAIDPTMKQYGLTIPELYIENISLPPAVEEALDKRTSMGLAGDLGKFTQYSAAEAMTSAADNPAGGGMAAGLGAGMGMAMGNMMMNPGPWGQQQPAAAPPPPPPPVEHVWHVARGGDVTGPFSKAAMGRMVTDGKLDRDSMVWTQGQDGWMAAGEVMELAQLFTIMPPPPPGA, from the coding sequence ATGGGCATTTTCGATTTTCTGACCGGTGAATTCATCGACGTCATCCATTGGACCGACAAGACCCGCGACACGATGGTCTGGCGGTTTGAACGCGAAGGCCATGAGATCAAGTACGGCGCAAAGCTGACCGTGCGTGAAGGTCAGGCGGCAGTGTTTGTACACGAGGGCCAGCTGGCGGATGTGTTCACCCCCGGTCTGTACATGTTGGAAACCAACAACATGCCGATCATGACAACCCTGCAACATTGGGATCATGGTTTCAAAAGTCCTTTCAAATCAGAGGTTTACTACGTCAACACGACGCGTTTCTCGAACCTCAAATGGGGGACGAAGAACCCCATCATGGTGCGCGATCCAGAGTTCGGGCCCACCCGCTTGCGGGCCTTTGGCACCTATACGGTCAAGGTCGCGGACCCTGCCGTTTTCCTGCGCGAGATCGTCGGCACCGATGGCGAATTCACCATGGATGAAATCAGCTATCAAATCCGCAACATCATTGTGCAAGAGTTTAGCCGTGTGATCGCGCAATCCGGCATTCCGGTGCTGGATATGGCGGCGAATACGGCTGATCTGGGCAAACTGATTGCCTCCGCGATTGATCCCACCATGAAGCAATACGGACTGACGATCCCCGAGCTTTACATCGAAAACATCAGCCTGCCACCTGCGGTGGAAGAGGCGCTGGACAAACGCACGTCCATGGGCCTCGCCGGGGACTTGGGCAAGTTCACGCAATACTCCGCAGCCGAAGCGATGACCTCTGCCGCCGATAACCCTGCGGGTGGTGGCATGGCTGCCGGTCTGGGTGCAGGCATGGGCATGGCGATGGGCAACATGATGATGAACCCCGGTCCTTGGGGGCAGCAACAACCAGCTGCGGCACCTCCCCCACCACCCCCGCCTGTTGAGCATGTCTGGCATGTCGCCAGAGGCGGCGACGTCACCGGCCCGTTTTCCAAGGCTGCTATGGGCCGAATGGTAACCGATGGTAAACTGGATCGTGACAGCATGGTCTGGACCCAAGGTCAGGACGGCTGGATGGCGGCGGGTGAGGTGATGGAGCTGGCCCAGCTGTTTACGATCATGCCACCACCACCGCCCGGCGCATGA
- a CDS encoding TFIIB-type zinc finger domain-containing protein, which translates to MADGQTPENEHRFPCDACGSDLRFDPGDHQLTCDHCGNVQAIESAGPWAGSIVELDFQRAVQNRLAEADIEETRVNACPNCGAQTEFDPDIHAAECPFCATPVVTDTGTHRHIKPRGLLPFGLEEGQAHDAMAEWLGSLWFAPNGLNDYARKGRKMNGIYVPYWTFDADTKSHYTGQRGTHYYVTKTVVRDGKRQNVRVRKTRWRPASGRVARFFDDVLVLASRSLPKTYTDGLEPWDLSALEPYNPEYLAGFRAEGYQIELADGFTEARAYMDRMIHRDVKYDIGGDAQRVHSVDTDVQDVTFKHVLLPVWLAAYKYRGQTYRFVVNGRTGRVQGERPYSAWKIAFAVTLGLILALGVGFVIANSQ; encoded by the coding sequence ATGGCTGACGGACAGACACCAGAGAACGAACACCGCTTTCCCTGCGATGCCTGCGGGTCAGACCTGCGGTTTGATCCCGGTGATCATCAGCTGACCTGCGATCACTGCGGCAATGTGCAGGCAATTGAGAGTGCGGGCCCCTGGGCAGGCAGCATTGTCGAGCTGGACTTTCAACGCGCAGTCCAAAACCGGCTTGCCGAGGCCGATATTGAAGAAACACGTGTGAACGCCTGCCCCAACTGCGGCGCACAAACCGAGTTTGATCCGGACATCCATGCCGCCGAATGCCCGTTCTGCGCCACCCCCGTTGTCACAGACACCGGGACGCACCGCCATATTAAACCGCGCGGATTGTTGCCCTTTGGGCTGGAAGAAGGACAGGCCCATGATGCGATGGCCGAATGGCTTGGCAGTCTGTGGTTCGCCCCCAACGGGTTGAACGACTACGCCCGCAAAGGGCGCAAGATGAATGGTATCTATGTGCCATATTGGACCTTTGATGCGGACACCAAAAGCCATTACACGGGCCAGCGCGGCACACATTATTATGTCACCAAAACGGTCGTGCGTGACGGCAAGCGCCAGAATGTGCGTGTGCGCAAGACCCGCTGGCGGCCCGCGTCTGGTCGGGTGGCACGGTTCTTTGACGATGTTCTGGTGCTCGCTTCACGCTCACTGCCCAAGACATACACTGATGGCCTAGAGCCGTGGGACCTCTCCGCGCTGGAACCTTACAACCCCGAATACCTTGCCGGGTTTCGGGCGGAAGGCTATCAGATCGAACTGGCGGATGGTTTTACCGAAGCCCGCGCCTATATGGACCGGATGATCCATCGCGATGTAAAATACGACATCGGCGGCGATGCACAGCGGGTGCATTCAGTGGATACCGATGTGCAGGACGTCACATTTAAGCATGTGCTGCTGCCCGTCTGGTTGGCCGCCTATAAGTATCGTGGGCAGACCTACCGTTTTGTTGTGAACGGACGCACGGGCCGGGTGCAGGGTGAGCGTCCCTATTCCGCATGGAAAATCGCGTTTGCAGTGACACTTGGACTAATCCTTGCGCTTGGCGTCGGATTTGTTATCGCTAACAGTCAATAA
- the dtd gene encoding D-aminoacyl-tRNA deacylase — protein sequence MRALVQRVTEASVRVDGQLLGEVGRGLLILVCAMEGDDAAKSKALAAKISKLRIFTDDAGKMNKSLVDVGGAALIVSQFTLAADTSRGNRPGFSAAAKPDIGRALYEQFIADVSALGIQTATGSFGADMAVNLTNDGPVTIWMDV from the coding sequence GTGAGGGCGCTTGTCCAACGCGTGACCGAGGCGTCGGTTCGGGTCGATGGTCAGCTGCTCGGGGAGGTCGGCAGAGGCTTGTTGATCCTAGTCTGTGCGATGGAGGGCGACGATGCTGCGAAATCTAAAGCTCTAGCCGCCAAAATCAGCAAGCTGCGCATCTTTACAGACGACGCAGGCAAAATGAACAAGTCACTTGTGGACGTCGGCGGCGCAGCCCTGATTGTGAGCCAATTCACACTGGCTGCCGATACGTCACGTGGCAATCGCCCCGGGTTTTCAGCAGCGGCCAAGCCGGATATTGGTCGGGCGCTCTATGAACAGTTCATCGCGGATGTTTCAGCGCTCGGCATCCAAACGGCCACCGGATCATTTGGCGCTGACATGGCTGTCAACCTGACAAACGATGGACCGGTGACCATTTGGATGGACGTTTAG
- a CDS encoding CAP domain-containing protein, which produces MNRFASLVAVMALSFVGTTAAAANCVAPANVNQLATEIAAGLNQSRRANGEAPLRFNRKLGQAAMVHACDMGLNDFFDHRGTDGSRPQTRVQQAGYNDCIVAENLAWGYPRSEQIVNGWLNSPGHRRNMLHPRIEEFGIGISQTAKGPYWVLVVGKQC; this is translated from the coding sequence ATGAATCGCTTTGCAAGCTTGGTGGCCGTGATGGCCCTTTCCTTTGTTGGCACAACTGCGGCTGCCGCTAACTGTGTGGCACCGGCAAACGTCAATCAGCTCGCGACCGAAATCGCGGCCGGTTTGAACCAAAGCCGCCGCGCCAATGGCGAAGCGCCCCTGCGTTTCAACCGCAAGCTGGGGCAGGCCGCGATGGTTCACGCTTGTGACATGGGGTTGAACGATTTTTTTGATCACCGAGGAACAGATGGCTCGCGCCCCCAGACACGTGTCCAGCAGGCCGGATACAATGATTGCATCGTGGCCGAAAATCTGGCCTGGGGCTATCCGCGTTCTGAGCAGATCGTGAACGGCTGGCTGAATTCACCCGGTCACCGTCGCAACATGCTGCACCCACGTATTGAAGAATTCGGCATCGGCATCAGCCAAACCGCGAAAGGCCCTTACTGGGTCTTGGTTGTGGGCAAGCAGTGCTAG
- a CDS encoding trimethylamine methyltransferase family protein, with protein sequence MADTSKPRRRGGGRAGAANRRGSATIEQMPWRLPVNTDHPTEPLDTDGVQAIHNGAMRILEDIGIEFLNEEALALFKQAGCTVDGTNVRMGRDWVMEMLGHAPAQFDITPRNPDKKITIGGKHILFGNVSSPPNYFDLEIGKKVSGSRAQCANLLRLTQYFNCIHFAGGYPVEPVDVHASVRHLDVVYDKMTLTDKVAHAYSLGKERVEDVMEMVKIAGSLSEEEFVSKPHMYTNINSTSPLKHDVPMIDGCLRCVRRGQAVVVTPFTLAGAMAPVTMTGAVTLSIAEAISAIALFQYVRPGAACVIGTFTSNVDMKSGAPAFGTPEYMRATQITGQMARFYGLPMRASGVCAANVPDGQAMWETSNSLWSAVQSGTNVVYHAAGWLEGGLVASPEKFVMDCEVIQMIQRYMEPQIVATTPDDIAIDAIKEVGPNGHFFGIEHTQERYEEAFYQPFVSDWRNFEAWEAAGGIWTAERAHRTFKDIIAQFEEPPMDDAVKEELTAFVDRRKAEGGAPTDF encoded by the coding sequence ATGGCAGACACAAGTAAACCAAGGCGGCGCGGCGGCGGGCGCGCTGGGGCTGCAAACCGGCGCGGGTCCGCCACCATTGAGCAGATGCCCTGGCGTCTTCCGGTCAATACGGACCACCCGACAGAACCGCTTGATACCGATGGTGTACAGGCCATTCACAATGGGGCGATGCGCATTCTGGAAGATATCGGAATCGAGTTCCTGAACGAAGAGGCGTTGGCGCTGTTCAAACAGGCGGGTTGTACCGTCGATGGGACCAACGTGCGTATGGGCCGCGATTGGGTGATGGAGATGCTGGGGCATGCCCCGGCCCAATTTGATATCACGCCCCGCAACCCCGACAAAAAGATCACGATAGGTGGCAAGCACATCCTTTTTGGCAATGTGTCCTCGCCACCCAATTACTTTGATCTTGAGATCGGCAAGAAAGTCTCGGGCAGCCGCGCACAATGCGCCAATCTGTTGCGCCTGACACAATACTTCAACTGCATCCACTTTGCGGGCGGCTATCCCGTGGAACCCGTCGATGTGCACGCCTCGGTCCGCCATCTCGATGTGGTCTATGACAAAATGACCCTGACCGACAAAGTCGCGCACGCTTACTCGCTGGGTAAAGAACGCGTCGAAGACGTGATGGAGATGGTCAAGATCGCGGGCAGCCTGAGCGAAGAAGAGTTCGTGTCCAAACCGCATATGTACACCAACATCAATTCAACCTCGCCGCTGAAACATGACGTGCCGATGATTGACGGTTGCCTGCGTTGTGTGCGGCGCGGACAGGCGGTTGTCGTCACGCCCTTTACGCTGGCCGGGGCGATGGCCCCTGTGACAATGACCGGCGCCGTCACGCTGTCGATTGCCGAGGCGATCAGCGCGATTGCGCTGTTTCAATATGTGCGTCCCGGCGCGGCCTGCGTGATTGGCACATTCACCAGCAATGTCGATATGAAATCCGGGGCCCCCGCCTTCGGCACACCCGAATACATGCGCGCCACGCAAATCACCGGACAGATGGCCCGGTTCTATGGGCTGCCCATGCGGGCCTCGGGTGTCTGTGCGGCGAATGTGCCCGATGGGCAAGCGATGTGGGAGACGTCGAATTCGCTTTGGTCCGCGGTGCAGTCAGGGACAAATGTGGTTTATCATGCCGCCGGTTGGCTGGAAGGCGGCTTGGTTGCCTCACCAGAGAAATTCGTCATGGATTGTGAAGTCATTCAGATGATTCAGCGCTACATGGAGCCGCAGATTGTGGCGACCACCCCGGACGACATTGCGATTGATGCGATCAAAGAGGTCGGGCCGAACGGCCACTTCTTTGGCATCGAACACACCCAAGAACGCTATGAAGAGGCGTTTTATCAACCCTTCGTCTCGGATTGGCGCAATTTTGAGGCGTGGGAAGCCGCAGGTGGTATCTGGACTGCGGAACGGGCGCATCGGACCTTCAAAGATATCATTGCGCAGTTTGAAGAACCGCCGATGGATGACGCGGTGAAAGAGGAACTGACGGCCTTTGTCGACCGACGCAAGGCGGAAGGTGGGGCACCGACGGATTTCTAA
- a CDS encoding HAD family hydrolase has translation MIKGIIFDKDGTLFDFNATWGAWTRGMLAAETGGDPVLFARLADALGYDVETATFRPESMVIASTAGELADKIRTVLPDLETDALLARMNAAAAAVTQIEAVPLQSYFTQLRGLGLSLGIATNDAEAPARAHLGRAGIIDQFDFIAGYDSGHGGKPAPGQLHAFCAQTGLDVAHCLMVGDSTHDLHAGQAAGMRTIGVLTGPAPHEELAPFADAVLPDIGGIPDWLKSENLLAL, from the coding sequence ATGATCAAGGGTATCATTTTCGACAAGGACGGCACCTTGTTTGATTTCAACGCCACATGGGGGGCCTGGACGCGCGGGATGTTGGCGGCAGAAACTGGGGGCGACCCGGTGTTGTTTGCGCGTCTGGCTGATGCTTTGGGCTACGACGTCGAAACAGCCACGTTCCGCCCGGAGAGCATGGTGATTGCATCGACGGCGGGCGAGTTGGCGGACAAGATCCGTACCGTTTTGCCTGATCTGGAAACGGATGCTCTGCTGGCGCGCATGAATGCAGCCGCCGCCGCAGTGACCCAGATCGAAGCTGTGCCCTTGCAAAGTTATTTCACGCAACTGCGGGGACTGGGCTTGTCACTTGGCATTGCAACCAACGACGCTGAGGCCCCGGCGCGCGCACATTTGGGCCGTGCGGGTATCATTGATCAGTTTGATTTCATCGCAGGCTATGACAGCGGGCATGGTGGTAAACCTGCGCCGGGGCAGTTGCATGCCTTTTGTGCGCAAACCGGATTGGATGTGGCGCATTGCCTGATGGTGGGCGACAGTACACATGACCTGCATGCCGGGCAGGCGGCAGGCATGCGGACAATTGGTGTGCTGACAGGCCCCGCGCCGCACGAAGAACTTGCGCCTTTTGCAGATGCTGTCTTGCCTGACATCGGCGGTATCCCTGACTGGCTGAAATCAGAAAACCTGCTTGCGCTCTGA
- a CDS encoding DUF3572 domain-containing protein — MQQEQAEVIALQGLAWLAANDELCPIFLGASGGSVDDLRARATDAAFQAAVLEFITMDDAWVVAFCDTVGLAYDQPLLARYALPGAETVHWT, encoded by the coding sequence ATGCAACAAGAACAGGCCGAGGTCATTGCGCTTCAGGGACTGGCGTGGCTGGCCGCAAATGATGAGTTGTGTCCTATTTTCCTGGGTGCCTCTGGCGGGTCGGTTGATGACCTGCGTGCGCGTGCGACGGATGCTGCCTTTCAGGCTGCGGTGCTTGAGTTCATCACGATGGACGATGCTTGGGTCGTTGCGTTTTGTGACACGGTCGGTCTGGCCTATGACCAACCGCTGCTTGCACGCTATGCCTTGCCGGGCGCGGAAACCGTGCATTGGACCTAG
- a CDS encoding diguanylate cyclase codes for MAQTWVQEMPGRILIIDTVATNRIVLKVKMLAAQFAVDACASKAEAMKIISENRPDLILLNLFDAVEDQRSLCHDLRRTPETASISIVAVGVADTSRARFAALDAGADDVLPYPVNDALLLARIRSMLRVHSTSEELQLREGTSRALGFEEPKTAFEGIANIAVLAAHGPSGEQLAVALQKSLPGAVHGLHPSDVLQAEDAQGIRDLFVIDASNAETVQGKLFGLVSDLRARAQTRLAMQLVIVPANTPEVAAMFLDLGADDVVPSTAGTTEIALRAKRLIGRKHKQDKLRDTLRNGLNAAVTDPLTGLFNRRYVEPHLARLAEQSRKSERELAVMMIDIDHFKSVNDTHGHAAGDRVLVELADRLRKNLRAIDLVARMGGEEFLVAMPGTSVKDARLAADRLRALVNTMPFDLGDASPAIKVTVSIGVAVSGQIRPETAAINKICAQADQALYAAKSAGRDQVAMSKSAA; via the coding sequence ATGGCTCAGACATGGGTGCAAGAAATGCCAGGGCGGATACTGATTATAGACACTGTTGCGACAAATCGGATCGTGTTGAAAGTAAAAATGTTGGCCGCCCAATTCGCCGTCGATGCTTGCGCCAGCAAGGCCGAGGCGATGAAGATCATTTCTGAAAACCGGCCAGACCTGATCTTGTTGAATCTCTTTGACGCTGTCGAAGATCAACGCAGCCTGTGCCACGACTTGCGCCGCACGCCTGAGACTGCGTCGATCTCGATCGTCGCTGTGGGCGTGGCAGATACGTCCCGCGCACGCTTCGCCGCTCTTGATGCTGGCGCAGACGACGTTCTGCCCTATCCTGTGAATGACGCTTTATTGCTTGCCCGTATTCGCAGCATGTTGCGGGTTCATAGCACGAGCGAAGAACTCCAACTGCGTGAAGGGACAAGCCGCGCGCTCGGTTTCGAAGAGCCAAAGACAGCTTTCGAGGGCATCGCAAACATTGCCGTACTGGCGGCGCACGGGCCCAGCGGCGAGCAGCTTGCTGTCGCATTGCAAAAGTCACTGCCCGGCGCTGTGCATGGTCTGCACCCCAGCGATGTACTCCAGGCCGAAGATGCACAGGGCATACGTGATCTCTTTGTCATTGACGCAAGCAATGCTGAAACCGTGCAAGGCAAGCTTTTTGGGCTGGTCTCTGACCTACGCGCGCGCGCGCAGACACGGCTGGCCATGCAGCTCGTTATCGTGCCTGCGAACACGCCAGAAGTTGCGGCAATGTTTCTTGATCTGGGTGCAGATGATGTTGTGCCAAGTACCGCAGGCACAACAGAAATCGCCCTGCGCGCAAAACGCCTGATTGGCCGCAAACACAAGCAAGACAAACTGCGTGATACGTTACGCAATGGGCTGAACGCGGCTGTCACGGACCCGCTGACGGGCCTGTTCAATCGCCGATATGTTGAGCCCCATCTGGCGCGGCTGGCCGAACAATCGCGCAAATCGGAGCGGGAACTGGCGGTGATGATGATCGATATCGATCACTTTAAGTCCGTAAACGACACGCACGGCCATGCCGCTGGCGACCGGGTGCTCGTGGAATTGGCTGATCGCCTGCGCAAGAACCTGCGCGCCATTGATCTGGTGGCCCGTATGGGAGGCGAAGAGTTTCTGGTCGCCATGCCCGGTACATCGGTCAAAGATGCACGTCTGGCCGCGGATCGCTTGCGCGCGTTGGTGAACACCATGCCGTTCGATTTGGGCGATGCTAGCCCCGCCATCAAGGTCACTGTTTCCATTGGGGTGGCTGTCAGCGGCCAAATCCGCCCCGAAACCGCTGCGATCAACAAAATCTGCGCGCAAGCCGATCAGGCGCTTTATGCCGCAAAATCCGCTGGACGGGATCAGGTCGCGATGAGCAAATCAGCCGCCTGA
- a CDS encoding periplasmic heavy metal sensor, protein MAKDKLPTARPGRLWRIVLVLSLALNLAVVGIVAGAIASGRVGDGPPRSFDLGVGPIARALEPDERRAVGRSLRQDRSLRSLDFRGRVNDMVTTLRAEPFDADALRALMTEQAAGLSDIQAKAQEATLAQIIAMTPERRRAFADQVADELSRDKPQRRHNSGG, encoded by the coding sequence ATGGCTAAAGACAAATTGCCAACTGCGCGCCCGGGCCGCCTGTGGCGGATTGTGCTGGTACTGTCGCTTGCGCTCAATCTGGCTGTGGTCGGTATTGTTGCAGGTGCCATTGCGTCGGGGCGGGTGGGTGATGGGCCGCCGCGCAGTTTTGATCTTGGCGTCGGCCCAATTGCCCGCGCGCTTGAGCCAGATGAGCGGCGCGCCGTTGGGCGTAGCTTGCGACAGGACCGGAGTTTGCGCAGCCTCGATTTCCGCGGGCGGGTGAATGATATGGTCACCACGTTGCGCGCAGAACCGTTTGACGCGGATGCATTGCGTGCCCTGATGACGGAACAGGCGGCGGGCCTTTCAGATATTCAGGCTAAGGCGCAGGAAGCAACACTGGCGCAAATTATCGCGATGACACCCGAACGCAGGCGTGCCTTTGCGGATCAGGTCGCTGACGAATTGTCGCGGGACAAACCGCAACGCCGACACAATTCAGGCGGCTGA
- a CDS encoding RNA polymerase sigma factor — MNASPDPFAGAPDEALLVAYANGDGQAARFLTARLLPRVLAQATRMLGTQTEAEDVAQDAMMRLWKIAPDWRQGEAQVSTWLYRVVANLCTDRLRKRRSVSLDQVAEPLDAAPSVTAQMQTQARMSALSDALAQLPERQAQAVSLRHLEGLANPEIAQIMDISVRSVESLTARGKRALADIMAGRKAELGYNDDEPE; from the coding sequence ATGAACGCATCGCCAGATCCTTTTGCGGGCGCACCCGATGAGGCGCTTTTGGTTGCATACGCCAATGGCGATGGGCAGGCCGCGCGGTTTTTGACGGCACGTCTTTTACCGCGGGTTCTGGCGCAGGCGACGCGGATGCTGGGCACCCAAACTGAGGCCGAGGATGTCGCACAAGACGCTATGATGCGGTTGTGGAAAATCGCACCCGATTGGCGGCAGGGCGAGGCGCAGGTTAGCACATGGCTTTATCGTGTTGTGGCGAATCTATGTACTGACCGGTTGCGCAAAAGGCGCAGCGTTTCGCTGGATCAGGTGGCAGAGCCGTTGGATGCCGCGCCTAGTGTGACAGCACAGATGCAAACACAGGCGCGCATGTCGGCCTTGTCGGACGCATTGGCGCAACTGCCCGAAAGGCAAGCGCAAGCCGTGTCGCTCAGGCATCTGGAGGGGTTGGCGAACCCAGAGATTGCGCAAATCATGGACATCAGCGTGCGGTCCGTGGAAAGTCTGACAGCACGCGGAAAACGGGCTCTTGCCGATATCATGGCTGGGCGGAAGGCAGAACTGGGGTATAACGATGACGAACCCGAATGA
- a CDS encoding EF-hand domain-containing protein yields the protein MKTKILMAALLSGLVMTAGAVQAQQERERPDFETLDLNGDGALTMEEMQARGEARFAEQDANGDGALSADELSARAADRATAMIERFDENGDGLLQLDEMPTREERRAARMFDRVDADDDGTISAEEFEQAQERMGERRDGRRGDGHKGRG from the coding sequence ATGAAAACCAAGATTTTGATGGCAGCTCTTCTTTCAGGCCTCGTAATGACCGCTGGCGCCGTGCAAGCCCAACAAGAACGCGAGCGTCCGGACTTTGAAACGCTTGATCTGAACGGCGATGGTGCCTTGACTATGGAAGAAATGCAGGCCCGTGGCGAAGCGCGTTTTGCCGAGCAGGACGCAAATGGTGATGGCGCATTGTCGGCGGATGAGTTGTCGGCGCGGGCCGCAGATCGTGCGACGGCCATGATCGAACGTTTTGATGAAAATGGTGATGGTTTGTTGCAGTTGGACGAAATGCCAACACGCGAAGAGCGGCGCGCGGCACGTATGTTTGACCGGGTTGATGCTGATGATGACGGCACAATCTCTGCCGAAGAGTTCGAGCAGGCCCAAGAGCGAATGGGTGAGCGTCGTGATGGACGCCGTGGCGACGGCCACAAAGGCCGCGGCTAA